A window from Leptospira meyeri encodes these proteins:
- a CDS encoding RHS repeat-associated core domain-containing protein, whose protein sequence is MRKVIFNLIIIVLFSFSFLSFLGGQKLPQQMPEVNVDAGGNASFSIPLEIPSGTGGLTPTLSLSYNSGGGDGLLGKGWSLDGAEYIKRDSLYGISLSNADHFVSSEYGQLVDSDGSGQLYYSKNESLVSFYPQGSFGLGPSQIIAYDKSGNRFTYGGENAQVLADNGAVRVWALAEQREPHGEVIRYEWELRKGELYLSKITYAGGVRYIKLNYEEREDFLNDYSEKQLVVRDWRLKEIKFYSDNSHVHSYEFTYSVDPKTKDSLLAKIDFEKDNFFSLSTHLPLEFVYATSHNGIDSKLVTGANNISDGYGADQDIGDRMFELLKRVIFEYLSMKASEPPKSQVKLAKAYNKVMPRAVPRAGGGTGNGFDYNALNVDMPQYNPETEFIGRYPLGNKNRDSCNWGPIACICTLYPACPPYVRMKCGEFAFFGVDSCNNGVLSANRIVLPTDVDGDGITEYSRFLGRADGDQIYIRSNDYVNNRVFSSPNFPIKYNTYIDIADIDGDGKTDFIFERSGILHVAFSNGSGFENPTAFVNVTLTPYIQNYTRTANLAPRDYTVDINRDGRTDFVHFWNDRMSIYLSQGRSFATEKVIWFEGHRSPLQETMDSNPFIAHRMNQFADIDGDGIPEHLLVVNVNPPPEQYQLAALKERQFQEVGAAEAERLSYTNEIFSFFDGGQTDDARKYFLAERVFPDDRPLYWDLVNNPNTATAAQKDTITKSVDRQFFEDRLKEIVDRHANELDFEISRIRNADLSGSAYQLVVTKINLNNKTLSQTIQDVPRHLVGYMGKNWLVDINGDGLADYVSFTNRNSHFNPYDYGVEDAYSLYNEVKVAFNTGGKFDFDNYSSNYINTVVRPDRFAEKDDPYASKVSSFDFADLNEDGILDFVVKELNTTNYHVYHGKGNGKFVGRFDFNVESTEINGSRFEDRNGDGIPDFFYQFGKNSATRQISSDSPLVKGGMLTKVINNLNGVETEIAYVWKKNMPGAVVKGSGSYATSLPNLSPQMLVSDIRISSGPDFTEEKIVYSYYNARFKPGDIDTNENYGFESITKRTYLDGTLKLKEIINYMHNPNFPGLVGSKQIYTGNNTIVSEEFIGYSKFQPHGSITKLIKQSYQNNLSYENGQLKDQISRTLNYDSSHGYEISSSEENFNGKITTEEFYYTNNSSLKILAQLIEIKKSINGTLIENKKYSYSGVDVVSESKLVGLGQWYSLYFSYDSIGNMMTSTDSLGRTLSYEYQDITRSKPTLTRNALNQTSRKNYDPKFDVELSVEDTNGNITNYEYDSYGRKIGVFLNGEKQESIEYYFDGSRFATKTTTQSEDGSVWSKETSNLKGKVIRKESLVAEGIISTTEIRFDSLGRETQESNAYLTGETPLWTNKIYYSQFEDTLERPKEIIAPTGEITNFTYGLRSNTMVIINQSEIISTEIQSLDLWGRLISKTIQGESLQYSYDNADRVVKIKDPANDITNIAYDIGGRKVQYSDSNSGTTNYTYNAAGDLLTQSDSRGIVFRYNVDGMGRITKVIPGNETPIVYEYDTGNSISNSNEIGKLSKVTDSSGITEYAYDRKGNVIGEKRIIDDLQVLFQRTYDPFGRLKTITYPEGTLIRNHYTGNGKLAFLTMDSHDGTSLNHTVVSYEGPKVADEKYYIERKTGNGVLTRIGYDPLRLRPQTFVTYLKDNSVEQSIKYEYDKKGNISSINDLLNESRNQRYEYDHLNRITKAMGKFGEENYSYHRNGNLLNKGSATYSYENGNHIHAVSKVNSPNMGIIDYTYDSMGNMINRNGDTLRYNAQNKLKQIETNGGDRFDYTYDYSGMRIKKYIQNSDTTTYSFGNFYEIHRSPGQQEQHTLYIMGIEGDIVAQYSRGDAILINQMASTDWLVNPFCKDVNVVCSDYWNNRLRFSLFAFLEDTNLYVDGKLQNGHRALPWFLLLAFLLVLVYKTKDQVIEPEYLNNTLEIVSVSFLPALKGNLIGKLPRFGTAFFVIIFSFTSTVGCFPIFGGAESASGTPIWLIGLGNGIPINTPSVGDDASIGGNSGSGSSGGNTRVTGMYFFHPDHLGSITMITDGNGNVLVGGERGGKSHITYKPYGEILRTDSYGPDITKFKYTGQEEDRESGLYYYKSRYYDSSLGRFLSNDSIVYSNAEQGMNRMMYVNGNPIKGRDFTGNGISPPLAYALVSYFFAPEDKKVQAFLDGWNVGKNLMKERERIRRANSIYLGVVKFGMALIVVGGILMNFPITYKAGLIIFGVGVILTAVAVSLNPNYQQDQRAANVNAGCIQATQVLSYYFPTMTYNNTTSVGIEYDPIKKIEQDRYEKLKNLQAYQCSGSGVTESID, encoded by the coding sequence GGTGATGGATTATTAGGGAAAGGTTGGTCGTTAGATGGAGCTGAATACATCAAGAGAGATAGTCTTTATGGTATTTCTTTATCAAATGCTGATCATTTTGTGTCGTCGGAATATGGACAATTAGTAGATAGTGATGGTTCTGGTCAGTTATACTATTCCAAAAATGAAAGCTTAGTTTCTTTCTATCCTCAAGGTAGCTTCGGCCTAGGTCCAAGCCAAATCATTGCATACGACAAATCAGGAAATCGCTTTACCTATGGCGGAGAAAATGCCCAAGTTCTCGCTGATAACGGTGCAGTCCGTGTTTGGGCACTTGCAGAGCAACGAGAACCGCATGGCGAAGTAATTCGTTATGAGTGGGAATTAAGAAAAGGAGAGCTTTACCTTTCTAAAATTACGTATGCTGGTGGAGTTAGATACATCAAACTTAATTATGAAGAACGTGAAGATTTTTTAAACGATTATTCAGAAAAACAGCTAGTTGTTCGTGATTGGCGGTTAAAGGAAATAAAGTTTTATTCAGATAATTCGCATGTTCATTCTTATGAATTTACTTACAGCGTTGATCCGAAAACAAAGGATTCACTTTTAGCGAAAATCGATTTTGAGAAAGACAATTTTTTCTCATTATCAACCCACCTTCCCTTAGAATTTGTTTATGCAACTAGCCATAATGGCATCGATTCAAAATTAGTTACTGGTGCTAACAACATTTCTGATGGTTATGGTGCAGACCAGGATATTGGAGATAGAATGTTTGAGCTTCTTAAGAGAGTGATTTTTGAGTATCTCTCGATGAAAGCATCTGAGCCTCCAAAGTCACAAGTTAAGCTTGCTAAAGCTTATAATAAAGTGATGCCCAGGGCAGTTCCAAGGGCTGGTGGTGGAACAGGGAATGGTTTTGATTATAATGCTTTGAATGTTGATATGCCTCAATACAATCCAGAAACAGAGTTTATTGGAAGATATCCATTGGGGAATAAAAACAGAGATTCATGTAACTGGGGACCGATTGCATGTATTTGTACTCTTTACCCAGCTTGCCCACCATATGTTAGAATGAAATGCGGAGAATTTGCCTTCTTCGGTGTTGATTCATGCAATAACGGCGTTTTATCTGCCAATAGAATTGTTCTGCCAACGGATGTAGATGGCGATGGAATTACAGAATATTCTAGATTTTTAGGAAGAGCAGACGGAGATCAAATTTACATTCGATCCAATGACTATGTAAACAACCGTGTTTTTAGTTCTCCGAATTTTCCTATTAAATATAACACTTACATAGACATAGCTGATATAGATGGCGATGGAAAAACCGATTTTATTTTTGAAAGATCAGGGATACTTCACGTTGCTTTTTCTAATGGGAGTGGATTTGAAAATCCAACTGCCTTTGTAAATGTTACGTTAACACCTTACATTCAAAACTATACTCGTACAGCTAATTTAGCACCAAGGGACTATACAGTAGATATTAATCGAGATGGAAGAACCGATTTTGTTCATTTTTGGAATGATCGAATGTCAATTTATCTCTCACAAGGCAGAAGTTTTGCTACAGAAAAGGTGATTTGGTTCGAGGGGCATCGTAGTCCTCTGCAAGAAACAATGGATTCAAATCCTTTTATCGCCCACCGTATGAATCAGTTTGCAGATATTGACGGAGATGGGATTCCAGAGCATCTCCTTGTCGTAAATGTAAATCCACCACCAGAACAATACCAATTAGCAGCACTCAAGGAAAGGCAGTTTCAGGAAGTTGGTGCAGCCGAAGCAGAAAGACTTTCCTATACTAATGAAATCTTTTCTTTTTTTGATGGGGGACAGACGGATGACGCCCGTAAGTATTTTCTAGCAGAAAGAGTATTTCCTGATGATCGCCCTTTGTATTGGGACTTAGTTAACAATCCCAACACGGCTACTGCGGCACAAAAGGATACTATAACAAAATCAGTTGATAGACAATTTTTTGAGGATCGACTCAAAGAGATTGTTGATAGACATGCGAATGAACTAGATTTTGAGATCAGTCGTATCCGAAATGCGGACTTAAGTGGGTCTGCATATCAGCTAGTAGTTACAAAAATAAATTTAAACAATAAAACACTTTCTCAAACTATCCAGGATGTCCCCCGTCATCTTGTTGGTTATATGGGAAAAAATTGGTTAGTTGATATCAATGGTGATGGACTAGCAGATTATGTTTCTTTTACAAATCGTAATAGTCATTTTAATCCATATGATTATGGAGTTGAAGATGCTTATTCTTTATATAATGAAGTTAAAGTTGCATTCAATACTGGTGGGAAATTTGATTTTGACAACTATTCGAGTAATTATATAAATACTGTGGTGAGACCAGATCGTTTCGCAGAAAAAGATGATCCGTATGCTAGTAAAGTATCAAGTTTTGATTTTGCTGATCTAAATGAAGACGGAATTTTAGATTTCGTTGTCAAAGAATTGAATACGACAAACTATCACGTATACCACGGTAAAGGAAATGGGAAGTTTGTTGGTAGATTTGACTTTAATGTTGAATCTACTGAAATCAATGGGAGTCGCTTCGAAGATCGCAACGGTGATGGAATACCTGATTTTTTCTATCAATTTGGGAAAAATAGTGCCACAAGGCAAATATCCTCCGATTCTCCATTGGTAAAAGGAGGAATGCTCACAAAGGTTATCAATAATTTAAATGGTGTTGAAACAGAAATTGCTTATGTATGGAAAAAGAATATGCCAGGAGCAGTTGTTAAGGGTAGTGGAAGCTATGCCACATCACTGCCTAACCTTTCTCCGCAAATGTTGGTTTCTGATATTCGCATTTCTTCAGGCCCAGATTTTACTGAAGAGAAAATAGTTTATTCATATTACAATGCTCGATTTAAGCCTGGAGATATTGACACAAACGAAAATTACGGATTTGAATCTATTACAAAAAGAACTTACTTAGATGGGACTCTGAAATTAAAAGAAATTATTAACTATATGCACAATCCTAATTTCCCTGGTCTAGTCGGAAGCAAGCAGATTTATACAGGGAATAATACGATTGTTTCTGAAGAGTTTATAGGTTATAGTAAATTTCAGCCTCATGGTAGTATTACAAAATTAATTAAACAATCATATCAGAATAATTTATCATACGAAAATGGACAGTTGAAAGATCAGATTTCTCGGACATTAAATTACGATTCTAGTCACGGTTATGAAATTAGTTCCAGTGAGGAAAATTTTAACGGGAAAATTACCACGGAAGAATTTTATTATACTAATAATAGCAGTTTAAAAATCCTAGCTCAACTCATCGAAATCAAGAAATCAATCAATGGGACTTTGATAGAAAATAAAAAATATTCATATTCGGGAGTAGATGTTGTTTCCGAAAGTAAATTGGTTGGTTTAGGGCAGTGGTATTCATTATATTTTTCTTATGATTCTATCGGAAATATGATGACGTCGACGGATTCATTGGGAAGAACTTTATCTTATGAATATCAAGATATTACCAGAAGCAAACCGACACTCACCAGAAATGCTTTGAATCAAACTAGTCGAAAAAATTATGATCCAAAGTTTGATGTTGAACTTAGCGTCGAAGATACCAATGGGAATATAACGAATTATGAATATGATTCATATGGAAGGAAAATTGGTGTTTTCCTAAACGGAGAAAAGCAGGAATCAATTGAATACTATTTTGATGGTTCTCGGTTCGCTACGAAAACAACTACGCAATCTGAGGACGGAAGTGTTTGGTCAAAGGAAACTTCCAATTTGAAAGGAAAAGTAATCCGAAAGGAATCTCTTGTCGCAGAAGGAATTATTTCAACTACGGAGATTAGGTTCGACTCTCTAGGAAGAGAGACACAAGAATCCAATGCATATTTGACAGGCGAGACCCCTCTCTGGACGAATAAAATATATTATAGTCAATTTGAAGATACTTTAGAACGACCCAAAGAGATTATTGCACCTACTGGTGAGATTACGAATTTTACCTATGGTTTAAGATCTAACACTATGGTTATTATTAATCAGTCTGAAATAATCAGTACAGAGATTCAATCATTGGATTTATGGGGCAGATTGATTTCGAAAACTATCCAAGGTGAATCTTTACAATATTCTTATGATAACGCAGACAGAGTTGTGAAAATAAAAGATCCAGCTAACGATATTACGAATATTGCTTATGATATTGGTGGGAGAAAAGTTCAATATTCTGATTCAAACTCTGGAACCACAAATTATACTTACAATGCTGCTGGAGATTTGCTTACTCAATCAGATTCTCGAGGGATAGTTTTTCGTTACAATGTGGATGGAATGGGACGGATCACGAAAGTCATTCCAGGGAATGAAACTCCTATTGTATATGAATATGATACAGGAAATAGCATTTCCAATTCAAATGAGATTGGAAAATTATCAAAAGTAACGGATAGCTCAGGAATTACTGAATATGCATATGACAGAAAAGGAAATGTAATTGGGGAAAAACGAATAATTGATGATTTGCAAGTTTTGTTTCAAAGAACATATGATCCTTTTGGGAGGTTGAAAACTATTACATACCCTGAAGGAACTTTGATTCGTAATCATTATACAGGTAATGGAAAGTTAGCCTTCTTAACAATGGACTCTCACGATGGGACTAGTTTGAACCATACTGTTGTTAGTTACGAGGGCCCTAAAGTAGCTGATGAAAAATATTACATAGAACGAAAAACTGGAAATGGAGTTTTGACAAGGATTGGGTATGACCCTCTTCGGTTAAGACCTCAAACATTCGTGACTTACTTGAAAGATAACTCGGTGGAGCAAAGTATCAAGTATGAATATGATAAAAAAGGAAATATTTCTTCAATCAATGATTTGTTAAATGAATCTAGAAATCAAAGGTATGAATATGATCATCTAAATCGAATAACAAAAGCAATGGGGAAATTCGGGGAAGAAAATTATAGTTACCACAGAAATGGTAATTTACTGAATAAAGGTTCCGCAACATACTCATATGAAAATGGAAATCATATCCATGCGGTTAGTAAGGTGAATAGTCCAAATATGGGTATAATAGATTATACTTATGACTCTATGGGAAATATGATTAATCGGAATGGAGACACTCTACGATATAATGCTCAGAATAAACTGAAGCAGATCGAAACAAACGGAGGAGACAGGTTTGATTATACTTACGACTACTCAGGTATGAGAATAAAAAAATATATTCAAAATTCGGACACAACAACATATAGCTTTGGCAATTTTTACGAAATCCATCGTAGTCCTGGACAGCAAGAACAGCACACTTTATATATAATGGGCATAGAGGGAGATATAGTTGCGCAATATAGTCGTGGTGATGCCATTTTAATTAATCAAATGGCATCGACTGATTGGCTGGTGAATCCTTTCTGTAAGGATGTAAATGTAGTTTGCAGTGATTATTGGAATAATCGTTTAAGATTTTCGCTATTTGCATTTCTTGAAGACACTAATCTTTATGTAGATGGAAAGTTGCAAAATGGACATCGAGCCCTTCCATGGTTTTTGCTTTTAGCGTTTTTACTTGTACTGGTATATAAAACTAAAGATCAAGTTATAGAACCCGAATATTTAAATAATACATTAGAAATAGTAAGTGTTTCGTTCTTGCCAGCTTTGAAAGGTAACTTAATAGGCAAGTTACCTCGATTTGGAACTGCGTTTTTTGTTATAATTTTTTCATTTACATCGACAGTTGGATGTTTTCCAATCTTTGGGGGAGCTGAAAGTGCGAGTGGTACACCCATATGGCTAATTGGCTTAGGCAATGGTATTCCGATAAATACTCCTTCAGTTGGCGATGACGCAAGTATAGGTGGAAATAGTGGAAGTGGCTCTTCGGGCGGGAATACAAGGGTTACAGGCATGTATTTTTTTCATCCTGATCATTTGGGTAGTATAACGATGATTACAGATGGTAATGGCAACGTACTTGTGGGCGGGGAAAGAGGGGGTAAAAGTCATATTACTTACAAACCATATGGTGAAATTCTTAGAACAGATTCCTATGGTCCAGATATTACAAAATTTAAATATACAGGACAGGAAGAGGATAGAGAAAGTGGGTTATATTACTATAAGTCTAGGTATTATGATTCTTCACTTGGAAGATTTCTAAGTAACGATAGCATTGTTTATTCTAATGCGGAACAAGGAATGAATCGAATGATGTATGTTAATGGTAATCCGATAAAAGGTAGAGATTTTACTGGAAATGGAATATCACCACCTTTAGCATATGCATTAGTTAGCTATTTTTTTGCACCTGAAGATAAAAAAGTACAAGCGTTTTTGGATGGTTGGAATGTTGGAAAAAATTTAATGAAAGAAAGAGAAAGAATTCGGCGAGCTAACTCGATTTATTTAGGTGTCGTTAAATTTGGTATGGCATTGATCGTTGTAGGCGGCATCCTAATGAACTTTCCAATAACATATAAGGCTGGTTTAATTATATTCGGAGTTGGAGTAATTTTGACAGCGGTAGCAGTCTCTTTAAATCCTAATTATCAACAAGACCAAAGAGCAGCTAATGTAAACGCTGGGTGTATACAAGCCACTCAGGTCCTTTCATATTACTTTCCGACTATGACCTATAATAATACTACATCAGTTGGCATTGAATATGATCCTATAAAGAAGATTGAGCAAGATAGGTATGAAAAATTAAAGAACTTACAAGCTTATCAATGTTCTGGATCAGGCGTCACGGAGAGTATAGATTGA
- a CDS encoding SOS response-associated peptidase family protein, which translates to MCGRYALNASSSQVIEQFELSYEEVLRNKEERIEKEVFPSKIEEVIVRPNTQNVLESKPWGAKKLVINGKPLKDQVNVATIEKLDSSPLWSKALKRNRLLVPATSYFEWKEIDKYTTEKYEIFSSSNLLFAFAGLNLLYVDADGNNRDCFVIITTEANDKIKTVHHRQPVVVPMSNYTKWLNNDTENPSSLLNQFDVSEMDYKLIWSKSKKNKDKDQPSLFNEIL; encoded by the coding sequence ATGTGCGGTCGTTATGCATTAAATGCATCCTCTTCTCAAGTCATCGAACAGTTCGAGTTATCATATGAAGAAGTCTTAAGGAATAAGGAAGAGAGAATAGAAAAAGAAGTTTTCCCATCAAAAATAGAAGAAGTTATTGTTAGACCAAACACACAAAACGTTCTAGAAAGTAAACCTTGGGGTGCTAAAAAACTCGTTATTAATGGGAAACCATTAAAAGATCAGGTAAATGTAGCAACCATAGAAAAGTTAGATTCTTCTCCCCTTTGGTCAAAGGCTTTAAAGAGGAATCGTCTCCTGGTACCAGCCACTTCATATTTCGAATGGAAGGAAATAGACAAATATACAACGGAAAAATATGAAATTTTTAGTTCATCGAATCTACTATTTGCTTTCGCAGGTCTCAATTTACTTTATGTCGATGCTGATGGAAATAATCGGGACTGCTTTGTTATTATTACTACCGAAGCGAATGACAAAATAAAAACAGTTCATCATCGACAACCTGTGGTCGTGCCAATGTCAAATTACACAAAATGGCTCAATAACGATACTGAAAATCCATCTAGCCTACTTAACCAATTTGATGTATCAGAAATGGACTATAAATTAATCTGGTCAAAGTCAAAGAAGAACAAAGATAAAGACCAACCTTCCCTTTTTAACGAAATACTCTAA
- a CDS encoding DNA polymerase domain-containing protein translates to MKAKFEGYLFDIYNVEDQIVLWIKNGDSIKCFIDSFYPTIYIKGNPSYEERFVRRLRDLNALHREPETITKKAFYTGEWISVSKIQITKPTVLKKIYQKLYAFYEKLEIFHSDIDITTSYLAEKNIYPFGIVKVEYEGEKILNIQTISNLKDYDYQYPKLTYLEIAFKENHRIAYSQENPLVFRIGETFYEELFYENALVLLKRINEILQLYDPDIILSSFGDQAIFPFLFSLAQKLKFPLLFDRDKNPTIRKITNKGTSFETYGQVIYRASSYPLFGRLHIDSNNSFIFKESFLYGIIELARLSRIPIQKMARSSTGTALTNIETAIAFQHDYLVPWQKSSIENKRTLYDLIRVDKGGLVSIPDMSLGVILENIIQLDFAQMYPSIMSTYNLSPETVNCLCCINETEKWFIPGTDYYICGKRRGVVSEALENILDRRKFYKQKLESEESDIYEARQNALKWMLVTSFGYLGYRNAKFGRLESHESVTAIGREVLLTAKDIIEDSNLLVLHMMTDSLFVATDDGSIIEHDRIQTLCRTIGESTKIDLKIEGEYAWLVFPSSKQDPQIGVVNRYFGKFKSGKLKVRGIFIRRKDTPEFIKVFQNELIKLFQESDTIEGLKSKKKDYIQLFYKFEKLITEDQVSWQSLLLKRTITKGLDEYKVNSQSTQSIRQLIELNIDINPGEKIKYLVVRNKFGAKEYASEEAILKSKIKPNVFKPFYREFLIKAFEEVAEHLFDELFFQSLRQNQLIFAF, encoded by the coding sequence ATGAAAGCAAAATTTGAAGGTTACTTATTTGATATTTATAACGTTGAAGATCAAATCGTCCTTTGGATAAAAAACGGCGATTCAATTAAATGTTTCATTGATTCTTTTTATCCAACGATTTATATTAAAGGCAACCCAAGCTATGAAGAAAGGTTCGTCCGTCGATTACGTGACTTAAATGCATTGCATCGAGAACCCGAAACGATAACGAAAAAAGCGTTTTACACAGGAGAATGGATTTCGGTAAGTAAAATACAAATTACGAAACCAACAGTCCTCAAAAAGATTTATCAAAAGCTTTATGCATTTTATGAAAAATTAGAAATCTTCCATTCTGACATCGATATTACCACATCTTACCTAGCTGAAAAAAACATATACCCATTCGGGATCGTAAAGGTTGAATATGAAGGTGAGAAGATTCTAAATATCCAAACGATCTCAAATTTAAAAGATTATGACTATCAATACCCGAAGCTAACTTACTTAGAAATTGCCTTCAAGGAAAACCATCGTATAGCATATTCACAAGAAAACCCTTTAGTTTTCCGAATTGGTGAAACGTTTTATGAAGAGCTATTTTATGAAAATGCATTGGTTTTATTAAAAAGAATCAATGAAATTTTACAGCTTTATGATCCAGATATAATTTTGAGTTCATTTGGAGATCAGGCGATATTTCCATTTTTATTTAGCTTGGCTCAAAAGCTAAAATTCCCTTTGTTATTCGATAGGGATAAAAATCCAACCATAAGGAAGATCACCAATAAAGGTACATCATTCGAAACCTATGGTCAGGTCATCTATAGAGCGTCCAGTTATCCGCTATTTGGTCGGCTTCATATCGATAGCAACAATTCATTCATTTTCAAAGAATCATTTCTATACGGTATCATTGAACTCGCACGATTGAGTCGAATTCCTATACAAAAAATGGCAAGGTCTAGCACGGGCACTGCCTTAACCAATATTGAAACGGCAATTGCATTTCAGCATGATTACTTAGTGCCCTGGCAAAAATCATCAATAGAAAATAAAAGGACTCTATATGATTTAATCAGAGTAGATAAAGGCGGTCTCGTCAGTATACCAGATATGTCGTTAGGCGTGATTCTAGAGAATATCATTCAACTTGACTTTGCCCAAATGTATCCATCTATCATGTCGACCTATAACCTCAGCCCAGAGACGGTGAACTGTCTATGTTGCATAAATGAAACAGAAAAGTGGTTCATACCTGGTACGGATTACTATATTTGTGGTAAGCGAAGGGGGGTGGTATCAGAAGCGTTGGAAAATATCTTAGACCGTCGAAAATTTTATAAACAGAAATTAGAATCGGAAGAATCGGATATCTATGAAGCTAGGCAAAATGCATTAAAATGGATGCTTGTCACTTCTTTTGGCTACTTAGGGTATCGAAATGCAAAATTTGGAAGACTAGAGAGCCACGAGTCTGTAACAGCGATAGGTAGAGAAGTTTTGTTAACTGCTAAAGATATCATCGAAGATAGTAATTTACTTGTTTTGCATATGATGACCGATTCCCTATTTGTTGCGACTGATGATGGAAGTATTATTGAACACGATAGGATACAAACTCTCTGTCGAACAATTGGAGAATCAACAAAGATAGATCTAAAAATTGAGGGTGAATATGCATGGTTGGTATTCCCTTCGTCCAAGCAAGACCCTCAAATAGGTGTGGTCAATAGATACTTTGGTAAATTTAAATCTGGAAAATTAAAAGTCAGAGGTATATTCATCAGGCGAAAAGATACACCTGAATTTATCAAAGTATTCCAGAATGAATTAATTAAATTATTTCAGGAATCTGATACTATCGAGGGACTAAAAAGTAAAAAAAAAGATTATATTCAACTTTTTTACAAGTTTGAAAAATTAATCACGGAAGACCAAGTTTCCTGGCAATCATTACTCTTAAAACGAACCATTACAAAAGGTTTAGATGAATATAAAGTAAATAGCCAATCCACGCAGAGTATAAGGCAACTAATAGAATTGAATATTGATATTAATCCAGGCGAAAAGATTAAGTATTTAGTAGTTCGAAATAAGTTTGGTGCAAAGGAATATGCCTCTGAAGAAGCCATACTAAAATCGAAAATTAAACCCAATGTTTTTAAACCGTTCTATCGAGAGTTTTTAATTAAGGCTTTCGAGGAAGTGGCAGAGCACCTGTTTGACGAACTTTTTTTCCAAAGTCTACGACAAAACCAATTGATTTTTGCATTCTAG
- a CDS encoding helix-turn-helix domain-containing protein, with protein sequence MSLDWKLVLAEFSTNLLKVRQELNLSQEKTAGVDLSVRNYQRIEKGETFPSFKSLIIIAQNLNVPPKTLLDLPSLKSFGEDN encoded by the coding sequence GTGAGCCTAGATTGGAAGTTAGTATTAGCTGAATTTTCTACAAATTTGTTAAAAGTTCGACAGGAATTGAATTTAAGCCAGGAAAAGACCGCTGGTGTTGACTTAAGTGTTAGAAATTATCAAAGAATTGAAAAGGGAGAGACCTTTCCTTCATTTAAGAGTTTGATAATAATAGCCCAAAATTTAAATGTCCCCCCTAAAACCTTGTTGGATTTACCTTCTTTAAAAAGCTTCGGAGAGGACAATTAA
- a CDS encoding LIC_13246 family protein, whose amino-acid sequence MEDFKVRIFNIEEKNRFQSILKILNNYYKQNSKNDVHSEKRERIAHFKPDKFTLMVKYLGDFSYEINCESEEINYSWIHIDSISDERIRIKELGIQDHPIFEIDCLGDIFMQ is encoded by the coding sequence ATGGAAGATTTTAAGGTAAGGATTTTTAATATCGAAGAGAAAAATCGATTTCAAAGTATTTTGAAAATTCTGAATAATTACTATAAACAAAATTCCAAGAATGATGTCCATAGTGAGAAGCGGGAAAGGATAGCTCATTTTAAACCTGACAAATTTACCCTAATGGTGAAATACTTAGGTGATTTTTCTTATGAAATAAATTGTGAATCTGAAGAAATTAATTATTCTTGGATTCATATTGATAGTATATCCGATGAAAGGATTAGAATAAAAGAGCTAGGTATTCAAGATCATCCAATATTCGAAATAGATTGTCTCGGCGATATATTTATGCAATAG
- a CDS encoding helix-turn-helix domain-containing protein, with product MIRKKLIQVINEEVKKRKLSIRRMAEMSDLSYSQIQKILADDNPNVSLDSLLTLCDALKLSYELDLKNNRN from the coding sequence TTGATAAGAAAAAAACTGATTCAAGTGATTAATGAGGAAGTTAAGAAAAGGAAACTATCCATTAGAAGAATGGCGGAAATGTCAGATTTATCATATTCCCAAATTCAAAAAATTTTGGCAGATGATAATCCGAATGTTTCTTTAGATTCTCTTTTAACGCTATGTGATGCCTTAAAACTTTCCTATGAATTGGATTTAAAAAATAATAGGAATTGA